A single region of the Anaerostipes rhamnosivorans genome encodes:
- a CDS encoding mannitol dehydrogenase family protein has translation MRAVHFGAGKIGRGFIADLLHNTGYEITFVDVNEKLNAEMNQYHNYYLYVIQEDYRRKEIDKVSALSPITQPEEVSKAIVDADLVTTAVIADNFPKIANNLAAGLKARLDAGKERVNVIPCENAFYCGVMLKNELLKTGLLTEEELEKIAGIPSTAVDRMVFAAERDGRDGIDVGNTYELVIEKNQLVDPDAQPIKGAEYTGNLDKYLERKLCVVNGGHTMSAYIARLMGYDIIQDYFKVPENTKLTRDIMLQAGAFIEKKHGFAHEEMADYIDATIGRWSTPGVKDTIERIAKAPIRKLDPEDRMVKSAIECEKYGLANDLILKGIAAAFLYDVEGDEQAAEIKAYVEENGIEKAVTHYTGIESGSHIYEEILNAYNEYKAKKSN, from the coding sequence ATGAGAGCAGTACATTTTGGAGCGGGTAAGATTGGCAGAGGGTTTATCGCAGACTTACTGCACAATACCGGATATGAGATCACATTTGTGGATGTCAACGAAAAGCTGAACGCAGAGATGAACCAGTACCACAATTATTATCTGTATGTGATCCAGGAAGATTACAGACGCAAAGAGATCGACAAGGTATCAGCGCTATCCCCGATCACCCAGCCGGAGGAGGTTTCCAAAGCCATCGTGGATGCCGATCTGGTGACAACCGCAGTCATTGCAGATAACTTTCCAAAGATTGCAAACAATCTGGCAGCCGGATTAAAAGCAAGATTGGATGCAGGCAAAGAAAGAGTTAATGTAATTCCATGTGAGAATGCATTCTACTGTGGAGTGATGTTAAAGAATGAACTGCTGAAAACAGGTCTTCTCACAGAAGAGGAACTGGAAAAGATCGCAGGTATCCCAAGCACAGCAGTCGACCGTATGGTGTTTGCAGCTGAGCGCGATGGAAGAGATGGAATTGATGTTGGAAATACTTATGAACTTGTCATCGAAAAGAATCAGTTAGTGGATCCTGATGCACAGCCGATCAAAGGCGCTGAATATACAGGAAATCTTGACAAGTATCTGGAAAGAAAGCTGTGTGTTGTCAATGGCGGGCATACAATGTCAGCATACATTGCACGTTTGATGGGGTATGACATCATCCAGGACTACTTTAAGGTTCCGGAGAATACAAAACTGACAAGGGATATTATGCTGCAGGCAGGGGCCTTTATTGAGAAAAAGCACGGATTTGCGCATGAGGAAATGGCAGATTACATCGACGCCACCATCGGCCGCTGGTCCACACCGGGCGTAAAGGATACCATTGAACGGATCGCCAAGGCACCGATCCGTAAGCTGGATCCGGAAGACCGCATGGTAAAATCCGCGATCGAGTGTGAGAAGTATGGACTTGCCAATGATTTGATCCTAAAAGGGATCGCAGCGGCATTTTTATATGATGTTGAAGGGGATGAACAGGCCGCGGAGATCAAGGCATATGTGGAGGAAAATGGAATCGAAAAAGCCGTCACACATTACACTGGTATTGAGTCAGGAAGCCATATCTATGAAGAGATATTAAACGCTTATAACGAATATAAAGCAAAAAAATCAAACTAA
- the hxlA gene encoding 3-hexulose-6-phosphate synthase has product MKLQLALDEMNLVDALRFADKVAEHVDIIEVGTPFVMDEGMRGVREFHRFFPEKEILADLKIMDGGYLEASYAYEAGAAYATILGVSDNLTIEGALKAARAYERKLVVDMICVEDLPARIAKMEEIGVDILAVHTGADQQAAGREPIQDLEVMTANAKKSQIAVAGGINSKTIGKYVALKPDIVIVGSAIGHADDPVAEAKAIQDALL; this is encoded by the coding sequence ATGAAATTACAGTTGGCTTTAGATGAAATGAACCTTGTGGATGCCCTGCGTTTTGCTGACAAAGTAGCAGAACATGTAGACATCATTGAGGTGGGAACACCGTTTGTCATGGATGAAGGAATGCGGGGAGTGCGCGAATTCCACCGTTTCTTCCCGGAAAAAGAGATCCTTGCGGATTTAAAGATCATGGATGGAGGATATCTGGAGGCAAGCTATGCATATGAGGCTGGGGCTGCCTATGCAACGATCCTGGGAGTCTCCGATAACCTGACTATTGAAGGAGCCTTAAAGGCAGCCAGAGCTTATGAGAGAAAACTGGTAGTGGATATGATCTGCGTGGAGGATCTGCCTGCAAGGATCGCAAAGATGGAGGAGATCGGAGTGGATATCCTGGCAGTGCATACTGGAGCTGACCAGCAGGCGGCGGGAAGAGAGCCGATCCAGGATCTGGAGGTCATGACAGCCAACGCAAAGAAATCCCAGATTGCGGTTGCAGGAGGGATCAACAGTAAGACCATCGGAAAGTACGTGGCATTAAAGCCAGACATTGTGATCGTGGGATCTGCCATCGGACATGCGGATGACCCGGTTGCCGAAGCAAAAGCAATTCAAGATGCCTTATTATAA
- the hxlB gene encoding 6-phospho-3-hexuloisomerase has protein sequence MSECKNVFSILNELMENAKEIQNEDVLKVEDLIMNAKRIFVGGAGRSGFAARGFSNRLMHLGFQVYFVGEPTTPSIQEGDLLIVGSGSGNTASLVSNAQKAKAQGAKVATVTMFPENKIGSMADAAIRIPGVTEKCAGQGKGSVQSSGSSFEELTWITYDAIVMDLMRITNQGDKELFARHANME, from the coding sequence ATGAGTGAATGTAAAAACGTATTTTCAATCTTAAATGAATTGATGGAAAATGCAAAAGAGATCCAGAATGAAGATGTATTAAAGGTAGAAGATTTAATTATGAACGCAAAAAGGATCTTTGTGGGTGGAGCAGGGCGTTCCGGTTTTGCAGCTAGAGGATTTTCCAACCGCTTAATGCATTTAGGTTTCCAGGTTTACTTTGTGGGAGAACCTACGACGCCAAGCATCCAGGAAGGGGACTTATTGATCGTAGGCTCTGGTTCCGGCAATACAGCCAGTCTTGTTTCCAACGCCCAAAAGGCAAAGGCTCAGGGTGCAAAAGTCGCTACCGTTACAATGTTTCCGGAAAACAAGATCGGTTCTATGGCAGATGCAGCAATCCGTATCCCAGGAGTAACTGAGAAATGCGCAGGCCAGGGAAAAGGCAGCGTCCAGTCTTCAGGATCTTCATTTGAAGAACTGACATGGATCACTTATGATGCCATTGTCATGGATTTAATGAGAATCACGAATCAGGGAGACAAAGAATTATTTGCCCGCCACGCAAACATGGAATAA
- a CDS encoding iron-containing alcohol dehydrogenase — MNDFTFLSPTRLVVGREAEKETGKWIKEYGGTTVLVHHDSGFVKQNGFVDKVIDMLKADGLKVVELGGVVPNPHLSKVYEGIELCKKEGVDFLLAIGGGSVIDSTKAIAMGLPYEGDVWDFFIEEDGVPHDVPKKSTPLGVILTIAATGSEASNSCVITKADENLKRFCDNDINRARFAIENPELTMTLPPFQTACGVIDIMSHSFERYFTPEKENDILTDYLCEAIFHTCMDCGRILVKDPANYEARASIMVASTLSHNGLTGMGRTGDWASHFIEHELSGEYQSVTHGAGLAVITPAWMKYVYKDNMDKFIKWATRVMGVSMDYSDPERTVLEAIDRLELFFQSLGVPTKLSEVPGVEDLDEEVMERMAKRVRVVHEDGSIGWVRRLNTKDIVEIFKLAM, encoded by the coding sequence ATGAACGATTTTACATTTTTAAGTCCTACCAGATTAGTTGTAGGAAGAGAAGCTGAAAAAGAAACAGGAAAATGGATCAAGGAGTACGGCGGAACAACCGTATTAGTACATCATGACAGCGGATTCGTAAAACAAAATGGATTTGTTGACAAAGTAATCGATATGTTAAAAGCGGACGGTTTAAAGGTTGTAGAATTAGGAGGCGTTGTCCCAAATCCTCATTTATCAAAGGTGTATGAAGGCATTGAACTGTGCAAAAAAGAAGGCGTGGATTTTCTGTTGGCCATTGGAGGAGGAAGTGTCATTGATTCCACTAAGGCTATCGCCATGGGACTTCCGTATGAGGGAGATGTGTGGGATTTCTTTATCGAAGAGGACGGAGTGCCGCACGATGTACCGAAAAAGAGTACGCCGCTGGGTGTTATCCTCACGATTGCTGCCACAGGAAGTGAAGCGTCCAACAGCTGTGTGATTACAAAAGCGGATGAAAATCTGAAGCGTTTCTGTGACAATGACATTAACCGTGCCAGGTTTGCCATTGAAAATCCGGAGCTTACGATGACCCTGCCGCCGTTCCAGACAGCCTGTGGAGTGATTGATATTATGTCCCACTCCTTTGAACGGTATTTTACACCAGAAAAAGAGAATGATATTTTAACAGACTATTTATGTGAGGCTATTTTCCATACATGTATGGATTGCGGACGGATTCTTGTAAAAGATCCGGCGAACTACGAAGCGAGAGCTAGTATCATGGTGGCATCCACTCTTTCCCATAATGGACTGACCGGTATGGGAAGAACTGGAGACTGGGCATCCCATTTCATCGAGCACGAATTGTCTGGTGAATATCAGAGCGTTACCCATGGAGCAGGACTGGCAGTGATTACCCCAGCATGGATGAAATATGTGTATAAGGACAACATGGATAAATTCATCAAATGGGCGACCCGTGTCATGGGTGTTTCCATGGATTACAGTGATCCGGAGAGAACGGTACTGGAGGCAATCGACCGTTTGGAATTATTCTTCCAGAGTCTTGGTGTGCCTACAAAGTTAAGCGAGGTTCCGGGAGTTGAGGACTTGGACGAAGAAGTGATGGAGCGTATGGCAAAACGTGTACGTGTTGTCCACGAAGACGGAAGCATCGGCTGGGTGCGCCGGTTAAATACAAAGGATATTGTAGAAATATTCAAGCTGGCCATGTAA
- a CDS encoding InlB B-repeat-containing protein: protein MKKRLLIIGMVFVIALSAVPLSEKAPKAAAPQAKYSKCRISAPSNVKAGKSFKVTFIGDRVNAKGGIDGETKILPTAYMIFKNKKDIGNEIWPDDWWEWRPMGTTYTKTFKIKTPGRYVISADYELFTYDKNYGFDEDSADFLGEKDKVINVLGQKYKIRFNANKGRVSKKSKKVQAGKKYGKLPTPKRSRYKFKGWYTKKSGGTKVKKNTTIKKLKKHTLYAHWFGPKGRGRTITKAEYKRIKTGMSYSSVKYLIGGPGTCIASSSVSGYHTKIYSWKGSGSIGANANVTFQNGKVVSKAQYGLR from the coding sequence ATGAAAAAAAGATTATTAATCATTGGAATGGTATTTGTAATTGCGTTATCAGCAGTTCCGTTATCAGAAAAAGCACCAAAAGCGGCCGCCCCGCAGGCAAAGTATTCGAAATGCAGGATCAGTGCACCTAGCAATGTCAAAGCAGGAAAATCTTTTAAAGTGACCTTCATCGGTGACAGAGTCAATGCAAAAGGCGGTATTGACGGGGAAACAAAGATATTGCCGACAGCTTACATGATATTTAAAAATAAAAAGGATATCGGCAATGAAATCTGGCCTGATGATTGGTGGGAATGGCGCCCTATGGGTACTACTTATACGAAAACTTTTAAGATTAAAACCCCGGGAAGATATGTTATCTCGGCTGACTATGAATTGTTCACTTACGACAAGAATTACGGATTTGACGAAGATTCAGCTGATTTTTTGGGCGAAAAAGATAAAGTCATCAATGTGCTAGGACAAAAATATAAGATAAGATTTAATGCCAATAAAGGCAGAGTCTCCAAGAAATCAAAAAAGGTCCAGGCGGGTAAGAAATACGGCAAACTGCCAACTCCAAAACGCAGCAGATATAAATTTAAAGGATGGTACACAAAGAAGTCCGGCGGCACCAAGGTTAAAAAAAATACAACCATAAAAAAGCTGAAAAAACATACCTTATATGCACATTGGTTCGGCCCAAAAGGCAGAGGCAGGACAATCACCAAGGCTGAATATAAAAGGATCAAAACAGGCATGTCCTACAGCAGTGTCAAATATTTGATCGGCGGCCCTGGAACATGTATTGCCTCCTCTTCTGTGAGCGGATACCATACGAAAATATATTCCTGGAAAGGCTCAGGCAGTATTGGAGCAAATGCAAATGTCACATTCCAAAACGGCAAGGTTGTCTCCAAGGCTCAATATGGTCTTCGTTAA
- a CDS encoding flotillin family protein has product MDDLLFDVSDLIPFVIIALVIAAVVIILLTGYVKASPDTALIISGMRKNARFLIGKAGIKIPFFEKKDELSLKLVSVDVKTSSPVPTADYININVDSAVNIKIGISDEMLKRAAQNFLNCNTDKIGNVAREVLEGNMREIIGQMELKEMVSDRQKFAEKVRDNAVPDLAAMGLEIISFNVQNFIDNNEVIENLGIDNISKIKKSASIAKAESEKEVAIAKAQADKEANDARVASETEISIKNNQLEIRKAELKKEADAKKAEADVIYRIVEQEQRKQLEITSANANIAKQEKEVELKTKEVAVKEKALDAEVRKQAEANRFAREQKAQAELYERQKEAEAKAYEAVQEADALKATAEADRYQAEQEAWGIKAKGEAEAEAIKAKALAEAAGIEKKAEAMAKMGEAAILEMYFKAYPEVAKSVAEPLSKVDSIVMYGEGNSAKLTEDIVKSVTQVDQGLQKSMGIDIKSLLAGVIGGKVAAVGVQKEIEPESKVEETSEPTEQE; this is encoded by the coding sequence ATGGATGATTTATTATTTGATGTATCAGATTTAATTCCTTTTGTAATTATCGCATTGGTCATTGCCGCTGTTGTCATCATACTTTTAACCGGTTATGTAAAAGCTTCCCCGGATACAGCGCTGATTATTTCAGGAATGAGGAAGAATGCAAGATTTCTGATCGGTAAAGCAGGGATTAAGATTCCGTTTTTTGAAAAAAAAGATGAGTTAAGCTTAAAACTCGTCTCTGTCGACGTAAAAACATCCAGTCCGGTGCCGACCGCCGATTATATTAATATTAACGTAGATTCCGCAGTTAACATAAAGATAGGTATCTCAGATGAAATGTTAAAACGGGCAGCCCAGAACTTTTTGAACTGCAACACTGACAAAATAGGAAATGTTGCAAGAGAAGTTTTGGAAGGTAACATGAGAGAGATCATCGGACAGATGGAATTAAAAGAGATGGTTTCCGACCGACAAAAGTTTGCTGAAAAAGTCAGAGACAATGCAGTTCCGGATCTTGCGGCCATGGGACTGGAGATCATTAGTTTCAATGTACAGAATTTTATTGATAACAATGAAGTGATCGAAAATCTTGGTATTGACAATATCTCTAAGATCAAGAAATCGGCGTCTATTGCTAAGGCTGAGTCCGAAAAAGAGGTGGCAATTGCTAAAGCTCAGGCGGACAAAGAAGCCAATGATGCCAGAGTTGCCTCTGAGACAGAGATTTCTATTAAGAATAATCAGCTGGAGATTAGAAAAGCCGAACTTAAAAAAGAAGCGGATGCAAAAAAAGCTGAGGCCGATGTTATTTACAGAATTGTAGAACAAGAGCAGAGGAAACAGCTGGAGATCACCAGTGCCAATGCAAATATCGCAAAACAGGAAAAAGAAGTTGAATTAAAGACTAAGGAAGTGGCAGTAAAGGAAAAAGCTCTGGACGCAGAAGTGCGCAAACAGGCGGAGGCCAATCGTTTTGCCAGAGAACAGAAGGCTCAGGCGGAATTATATGAGCGCCAGAAAGAAGCTGAGGCAAAGGCGTATGAAGCGGTTCAAGAAGCGGATGCTTTGAAGGCCACCGCGGAAGCTGACCGGTACCAGGCGGAACAGGAAGCATGGGGTATCAAAGCCAAAGGAGAAGCGGAGGCAGAGGCGATCAAGGCAAAAGCGCTTGCGGAAGCCGCCGGTATTGAAAAGAAAGCAGAGGCCATGGCCAAGATGGGTGAAGCTGCGATCTTGGAAATGTACTTTAAAGCATATCCAGAGGTAGCCAAGAGTGTTGCAGAACCGCTGTCTAAGGTAGATTCCATCGTCATGTACGGGGAAGGCAATTCTGCTAAACTGACCGAAGATATTGTAAAATCTGTAACACAGGTAGACCAGGGACTGCAGAAGTCCATGGGAATTGATATCAAATCTTTGCTGGCCGGAGTGATCGGCGGTAAAGTGGCCGCTGTGGGAGTGCAAAAGGAGATTGAGCCTGAAAGCAAGGTTGAAGAAACCAGTGAGCCAACGGAACAAGAATAG
- a CDS encoding response regulator transcription factor, producing the protein MKRIFFVEDDLGLISGLSFAMKKQGYEIDIARTSLEAKKLWRDAEYDLVILDVSLPDGSGYDLCREIRKTSKVPIMFLTAADEETDIIMGLDLGGDDYITKPFKLAVFLSRVNALLRRSDNFNQEDTELKSNGIKVQLLKQEVSKNEELLDLTANEYKLLCLFMENPDIVLSPEQILSRLWDCDENYIDSNTLTVYIRRLRTKIEDDPGKPDKIVTVRRMGYKWNTVDRGGK; encoded by the coding sequence ATGAAACGTATTTTCTTTGTCGAAGATGATTTAGGTTTAATCAGTGGTTTATCTTTTGCCATGAAAAAGCAGGGATATGAAATAGACATTGCCCGCACGAGCCTTGAGGCGAAAAAATTATGGAGGGACGCAGAGTATGATTTGGTGATCCTGGATGTGTCGCTTCCAGACGGTTCCGGCTATGATTTGTGCCGGGAAATCCGCAAAACTTCAAAAGTGCCGATTATGTTTCTTACTGCAGCTGATGAAGAAACAGACATTATCATGGGGCTGGATCTGGGCGGCGATGATTACATAACAAAGCCCTTTAAGCTGGCAGTCTTTTTATCAAGAGTCAATGCCCTTCTCCGCAGAAGTGATAATTTTAATCAGGAAGATACCGAATTAAAATCCAATGGAATTAAGGTACAGCTGTTAAAACAGGAAGTTTCTAAAAATGAGGAACTGCTTGATCTTACCGCCAATGAATATAAGCTGCTGTGTCTATTTATGGAAAATCCTGATATTGTCCTTTCGCCGGAACAGATCTTAAGCAGGCTGTGGGACTGTGATGAAAATTATATTGACAGCAATACGCTTACTGTATATATCCGCAGGCTGCGCACAAAAATTGAGGACGATCCAGGAAAACCGGATAAGATCGTGACAGTGCGGCGCATGGGATATAAGTGGAATACGGTTGATCGGGGTGGAAAATGA
- a CDS encoding sensor histidine kinase, producing the protein MKILVNRKTKSLFCRVLLLLTVLTLLSAALAGLKLKNAAVCIGICCLCMSVLILLFLYRYFKEQNEIMEHAVMQIKDYISGNENARIECDDEGQLYRLFHEVNSLVSILNAHAENEEKAKKFLKDTISDISHQLKTPLAALNIYNGIMQEEAGELSTIKEFTGLSEQELDRIETLVQSLLKITKLDAGTMALEKKTENLSEMMDSIKQHFTYRAKQEQKLLCLSGDDTVVLSCDRIWLIEAISNIVKNAFDHTVAGNTISVEWKQFASVVQIVIKDNGSGIHPEDLHYIFKRFYRSRFSKDTQGIGLGLPLAKLIAEAHNGTIEVDSELGIGTVFTINFLIPTKL; encoded by the coding sequence ATGAAGATACTGGTAAACAGGAAAACAAAATCGTTATTTTGCCGGGTACTGTTGCTTTTAACAGTACTTACCCTGCTTTCGGCTGCGCTTGCAGGCTTGAAACTTAAAAATGCCGCAGTCTGTATTGGGATATGTTGCCTGTGTATGAGTGTTTTGATTCTGCTGTTCCTATACCGGTACTTTAAGGAGCAGAATGAAATTATGGAACATGCTGTCATGCAAATTAAGGATTATATTTCCGGCAATGAAAATGCCCGGATTGAATGTGATGACGAGGGCCAATTGTACAGGCTGTTCCACGAAGTAAACTCCTTAGTTTCCATTCTGAACGCACACGCTGAAAATGAGGAAAAAGCTAAGAAGTTTTTGAAGGACACCATATCGGATATTTCCCATCAATTGAAGACACCTCTTGCCGCCCTTAATATTTATAACGGTATCATGCAGGAAGAAGCGGGGGAACTTTCTACAATCAAAGAGTTTACCGGCCTTTCTGAGCAGGAACTTGACAGAATTGAGACACTGGTACAAAGCCTGTTGAAAATAACAAAACTTGACGCCGGAACTATGGCATTGGAAAAGAAGACAGAAAATCTGTCTGAAATGATGGACAGCATCAAACAGCATTTTACCTATCGCGCAAAACAGGAACAAAAGCTCTTATGCCTTTCCGGGGATGATACAGTTGTGTTATCTTGTGACCGTATCTGGCTGATTGAGGCAATCAGCAATATTGTAAAGAATGCGTTTGACCATACCGTGGCGGGAAATACAATCAGTGTAGAATGGAAACAATTTGCGTCCGTGGTACAAATCGTCATTAAGGATAACGGAAGCGGTATCCACCCGGAAGATCTACACTATATTTTCAAAAGATTTTACCGCAGCCGTTTCTCCAAGGATACACAGGGGATCGGGCTTGGACTGCCGCTTGCAAAATTAATCGCAGAGGCACATAACGGGACGATCGAGGTTGACAGTGAGTTAGGTATCGGTACAGTTTTTACAATCAATTTTTTAATTCCTACAAAATTGTAG
- a CDS encoding ABC transporter ATP-binding protein, with product MNLLEVESISKTYGSGEAAVHALKDAAFSVPKGEFVAVVGESGSGKSTLLNMIGALDTPTSGKVLIDGKDIFAMDDRRLTVFRRRNIGFIFQSFNLIPELTVEQNIIFPVLLDYQKPDKRYLEELLTVLNLRERRNHLPSQLSGGQQQRIAIGRALITRPALILADEPTGNLDTQNSSEVIALLKEASKKYEQTIIMITHSRSIAQTADRVLQVSDGVLTDFGRCRE from the coding sequence ATGAATTTATTGGAAGTAGAATCAATTTCTAAAACCTACGGCAGCGGGGAAGCTGCTGTACACGCATTAAAGGATGCTGCGTTTTCTGTACCAAAAGGCGAGTTTGTGGCGGTTGTCGGCGAATCCGGATCTGGAAAGAGTACACTTTTAAATATGATCGGTGCACTTGATACGCCTACTTCGGGGAAAGTTCTGATTGACGGGAAAGATATTTTTGCAATGGATGACAGACGCTTGACGGTATTTCGCAGGAGGAATATTGGATTTATTTTTCAGAGCTTTAATCTGATACCGGAATTGACCGTTGAGCAAAATATTATATTCCCTGTACTGCTGGACTATCAAAAGCCTGACAAAAGGTATTTAGAAGAGCTGCTTACGGTGCTTAACTTGAGAGAACGCCGCAACCATCTACCAAGCCAGCTATCCGGCGGACAACAGCAGCGTATTGCAATTGGACGTGCATTGATCACCCGCCCGGCCCTTATCCTTGCGGATGAGCCTACAGGTAATCTGGATACACAGAACAGCAGCGAGGTCATTGCGCTTCTAAAGGAAGCGTCAAAGAAGTATGAGCAGACGATCATTATGATCACACATAGCCGGAGCATTGCGCAGACAGCAGACAGAGTGCTGCAGGTGTCAGACGGTGTCCTGACCGACTTTGGGAGGTGTCGTGAATGA
- a CDS encoding ABC transporter permease — protein sequence MKSYLSLIPISAKVHKRQNRMTLLCIVFAVFLVTAVFSMAEMGIRMEQLRLLDKHNNLSFQDITNSAMGQSIFLIAAVLFIMILIAGVLMVSSSINSNVAQRTKFFGMMRCIGMSKRQIIRFVRLEALNWCKAAVPIGLVLGIVVTWGLCAVLRFCVGEEFSHIPLFGFSGIGIIGGIIVGLVTVLLAARSPAKRAAKVSPATAASGNAESTNNSGHAVKHHVFKIETALGIHHAVSAKKNFILMIGSFALSIILFLSFSVLIDFVDCLMPQSSSTSDIDISSRDGSNSINPELRDKIGGMKGVKCVYGRRSCFQVPAELKDKQRSRDVDLISYDDFDLDCLKKDRMLKRGSDLSKVYKDSRYVLATWDKDSSLQIGSKIKIDNDELEIAGLLKHDPFSSNGLTNGKITLITSGQTFSRLTGITDYSLIMIQTAKNISDKEVSAINGLLNKNEVFKDRRDQRTTGTYIAFVSCVYAFLSIITLVTVLNIINSISMSVSARIKQYGAMRAVGMDEHQIMKMIAAEAFTYAISGCIIGCVAGLLISKFLYGIMITSHFSYAVWTVPVVPLLVILIFVFAAAVAAVWAPAKRIRNISVTETINEL from the coding sequence ATGAAAAGCTATCTAAGCCTTATTCCGATTTCAGCCAAAGTGCATAAACGCCAGAACCGTATGACCCTTCTGTGTATTGTCTTTGCTGTGTTTTTAGTGACGGCTGTTTTCAGCATGGCAGAGATGGGCATCCGGATGGAGCAATTAAGATTATTAGATAAACACAACAATCTTTCGTTTCAAGATATAACAAATAGTGCCATGGGACAATCCATTTTTCTGATTGCCGCGGTATTATTTATCATGATACTGATTGCGGGAGTGCTGATGGTTTCAAGCAGTATCAACAGCAATGTTGCTCAAAGGACAAAGTTTTTTGGAATGATGCGCTGTATCGGAATGAGCAAACGGCAAATTATCCGTTTTGTCAGGCTGGAAGCACTGAATTGGTGTAAAGCTGCGGTTCCGATAGGCCTTGTACTCGGAATTGTTGTCACATGGGGATTGTGTGCTGTTTTACGTTTCTGTGTCGGCGAAGAATTCTCTCATATTCCCCTCTTTGGTTTCAGCGGAATCGGCATAATCGGTGGAATTATCGTAGGTCTTGTTACCGTCCTGCTTGCCGCAAGATCTCCGGCAAAACGGGCAGCAAAAGTATCCCCTGCTACGGCAGCTTCGGGAAATGCAGAGAGTACAAACAACAGCGGCCACGCAGTCAAGCATCATGTTTTCAAGATAGAAACCGCTCTTGGCATTCATCACGCAGTATCGGCAAAGAAAAACTTCATCCTTATGATAGGTTCCTTTGCCCTCAGTATTATTCTTTTTTTGAGTTTTTCGGTGCTGATCGATTTTGTTGACTGTCTTATGCCCCAGTCCTCCAGCACTTCGGACATTGATATATCAAGCCGTGACGGTTCAAATTCAATCAATCCTGAATTGCGAGATAAAATCGGCGGTATGAAGGGTGTGAAATGTGTTTACGGACGTAGAAGCTGCTTTCAGGTTCCTGCAGAATTAAAAGATAAACAGCGTTCAAGAGATGTAGATCTTATTTCTTATGATGATTTTGACTTAGACTGTCTGAAAAAAGACCGTATGCTGAAAAGGGGAAGTGATCTATCCAAAGTATATAAAGACAGCAGATATGTACTTGCTACTTGGGACAAAGACAGTTCTTTACAAATTGGTTCTAAAATCAAAATAGACAATGACGAACTTGAAATAGCAGGTTTGTTGAAGCATGATCCATTTAGCAGTAATGGTCTCACAAATGGCAAAATCACACTTATTACTTCTGGACAAACTTTTTCCCGTCTCACCGGCATAACCGATTACTCACTTATCATGATACAGACGGCAAAAAATATATCAGATAAAGAAGTAAGCGCTATTAATGGCTTGTTGAACAAAAACGAAGTCTTTAAGGACAGACGGGATCAACGCACCACAGGAACATATATAGCATTTGTATCTTGTGTATACGCTTTTTTGTCAATCATTACTCTAGTAACGGTATTGAATATTATCAACAGCATTTCCATGAGTGTATCCGCAAGGATTAAGCAATATGGGGCAATGCGGGCGGTTGGCATGGATGAACACCAGATCATGAAAATGATTGCTGCTGAAGCGTTTACTTATGCAATTTCTGGCTGTATTATCGGCTGTGTTGCCGGTCTTCTGATCAGCAAGTTCTTATATGGCATAATGATTACGTCTCACTTTAGCTATGCCGTCTGGACTGTTCCTGTTGTTCCATTGTTGGTCATTCTGATTTTCGTCTTTGCCGCTGCGGTTGCCGCAGTCTGGGCTCCGGCAAAACGGATCCGGAATATATCGGTAACAGAAACGATCAATGAATTGTAG
- a CDS encoding DUF1540 domain-containing protein codes for MKANGKNECIECTINNCAYHAGDVDYCTLESIKVGTHEPNPTTKECTDCESFANKSGC; via the coding sequence ATGAAAGCAAACGGAAAAAACGAATGTATTGAATGTACGATCAACAACTGTGCCTACCATGCAGGCGATGTAGATTACTGCACTTTAGAGTCCATCAAAGTCGGAACACATGAACCAAACCCGACAACAAAAGAATGTACAGATTGTGAATCTTTCGCAAACAAGTCAGGATGCTAA